A genomic stretch from Desulfotignum balticum DSM 7044 includes:
- a CDS encoding efflux RND transporter periplasmic adaptor subunit, which produces MKLNPLLFHTRILAVMVMIFIVVGCSPEKKKRTVGKLSETTQVLVAPVTCVAINRVIAVSGTLTADKTAPISFMVPGKVDRVLVNEGDHVTRGDLLATLDATDYRNNLAIAEAGRFRAKDAFERYEPLYREGAFAETNFIELKTGLAQATAARDIARKALADTKLTAPITGIVGAKDVEIGQMVAPRMPVFTLVKTDVIYARVSVPETDIGQVILNQTAFVRIPALGNRMAAGTVSMVGAVADERTRSYPVKIELANPDYSLKPGMIVQAGIESDTAVHLLTVPGRAIVRDTDNLTYVFVAAPRTGLAQRKRVVPGQAFQSEIEIQSGLVPGDTVIISGQHKLRDGTPIIIENNSKSRNSTKNKIAS; this is translated from the coding sequence TTGAAATTAAACCCGTTGCTTTTTCATACCCGGATACTGGCGGTCATGGTCATGATCTTTATCGTCGTCGGTTGTTCGCCCGAAAAAAAAAAGAGAACCGTCGGTAAACTTTCTGAAACGACGCAGGTCTTAGTCGCACCGGTTACCTGCGTGGCTATAAACCGGGTCATTGCCGTCAGCGGGACGCTTACAGCCGACAAGACAGCCCCCATCAGTTTTATGGTGCCGGGCAAAGTTGACCGGGTTCTGGTGAACGAGGGCGATCATGTGACCCGGGGAGACTTGCTGGCTACGCTGGATGCCACTGATTACCGGAACAACCTCGCTATTGCCGAGGCAGGCCGCTTTCGGGCAAAAGATGCCTTTGAGCGCTACGAACCCCTGTACAGGGAAGGTGCCTTTGCAGAGACAAATTTCATTGAATTGAAAACCGGCCTTGCCCAGGCCACCGCGGCCCGCGATATTGCCCGCAAAGCCCTGGCCGATACCAAATTAACAGCGCCCATCACCGGCATTGTCGGTGCAAAGGACGTTGAAATCGGCCAGATGGTGGCCCCCCGGATGCCGGTATTTACCCTGGTCAAAACCGACGTGATCTACGCCCGCGTCTCGGTGCCCGAAACCGATATCGGACAGGTGATTTTGAATCAGACCGCCTTCGTTAGAATTCCAGCTCTTGGCAACCGCATGGCCGCCGGCACCGTATCTATGGTGGGTGCTGTGGCTGATGAACGCACCCGATCCTACCCTGTGAAAATCGAACTGGCCAACCCGGACTACAGCCTCAAACCCGGAATGATCGTCCAGGCCGGTATTGAAAGCGATACGGCCGTTCATCTGCTCACGGTCCCCGGCCGTGCCATTGTCCGCGACACCGACAACCTTACCTATGTGTTCGTGGCAGCCCCTCGGACCGGTCTGGCCCAGCGCAAACGCGTTGTTCCCGGCCAGGCCTTTCAAAGTGAAATCGAAATCCAAAGCGGACTTGTGCCCGGGGATACGGTGATCATTTCCGGTCAGCACAAACTAAGGGACGGCACCCCTATCATAATTGAAAACAATTCCAAGAGCAGAAATTCAACGAAAAACAAAATCGCCTCATAG
- a CDS encoding TolC family protein: MKKTVVTVLLVASMGLLGRTPAAADDIVDVLTLPEAIETALKKHPALQRTAEQVQGAEYARQSAKADFLPSLSADYSYTAINNAPFRITSIGKAQVAHTTQYRWGLSLTQPLFTGGKLSSQNTIAKLRFNIAKQEKKQAALDITKGVKSAYYRVLLCQKQGLVADEVFQTLSSHEKDAQMFFERGIIRRNDLLRAQVALSNAVQFQERTWADVAISISDLNRWMAGDINAHTRIADIDAVSFRHFALEELIQTGLDTRPRLKAMALTAKALTSAVTMEKSARYPSVAAVGNYYRNGDSPDAHSNDFENDHNASLYVQATWTLFDSNRTRSRVSKAESDKRAFDQSIREIRDLVRLEIKSAYLNLGVAENNIDAAKTALSHARENMRITRMGYRQQAATSTEVLDARSDLTQVETNYYQSLYGYLDALAALERAVGKDLSQAVDPKQQS, encoded by the coding sequence ATGAAAAAAACTGTTGTAACAGTGCTCCTCGTGGCGAGTATGGGTCTTTTAGGCCGCACACCGGCTGCGGCGGATGATATTGTTGACGTCCTGACCCTGCCCGAGGCCATCGAGACAGCCCTTAAAAAACACCCGGCCTTACAGCGGACAGCGGAACAGGTACAAGGGGCAGAATACGCCCGGCAGAGTGCAAAAGCGGATTTCCTGCCAAGCCTTTCGGCCGATTATTCATATACGGCCATTAATAATGCACCCTTCCGGATCACGTCCATTGGCAAAGCCCAGGTGGCCCATACCACCCAGTACCGCTGGGGTCTTTCCCTGACCCAGCCTCTGTTCACAGGCGGTAAATTATCTTCACAGAACACGATTGCCAAACTCAGATTTAATATTGCAAAGCAGGAAAAAAAACAGGCTGCCTTAGACATTACCAAGGGTGTTAAAAGCGCTTATTACCGGGTGCTGCTCTGCCAAAAACAAGGGCTGGTGGCCGACGAAGTCTTCCAGACCCTGTCCTCCCATGAAAAGGATGCCCAAATGTTCTTTGAACGCGGCATCATCCGCCGCAACGATCTGCTGCGGGCCCAGGTTGCCTTGTCCAATGCCGTTCAATTCCAGGAACGGACCTGGGCTGATGTGGCCATTTCCATATCGGATCTGAACCGCTGGATGGCCGGGGACATCAACGCCCATACCCGTATTGCCGATATCGATGCTGTTTCGTTCCGTCATTTTGCCCTTGAGGAATTGATCCAGACCGGGCTTGATACCCGGCCCCGGCTTAAGGCCATGGCCCTGACCGCGAAGGCCCTGACGTCTGCCGTAACCATGGAAAAAAGCGCCCGGTATCCTTCAGTAGCGGCCGTGGGCAATTACTACCGGAACGGTGACTCGCCCGATGCCCATAGCAACGACTTTGAAAACGACCACAATGCATCGCTTTACGTTCAGGCCACATGGACCCTTTTCGACTCCAACCGGACCCGGTCCAGGGTAAGCAAAGCAGAATCCGACAAGCGCGCCTTTGACCAGAGTATCCGCGAAATCAGGGATCTGGTCCGGCTGGAAATCAAGAGCGCTTATCTCAATCTCGGTGTGGCTGAAAACAACATTGATGCCGCAAAGACCGCCCTTTCCCATGCCCGGGAAAATATGCGCATCACACGGATGGGATACCGCCAGCAGGCAGCCACCTCCACCGAGGTGCTTGACGCCCGAAGCGATCTGACCCAGGTCGAAACCAATTATTATCAGTCCCTGTACGGCTATCTTGATGCCCTGGCTGCCTTAGAGCGAGCCGTGGGCAAGGATCTCAGCCAGGCGGTGGACCCAAAACAACAATCTTAA
- a CDS encoding tripartite tricarboxylate transporter substrate binding protein, with the protein MLKGFKLLGLALLASLVLVQTGLAKDWPARPLKLTIAYSAGGTTDMSARLLASLLEKELGQPVVCQNKPGGGGTVAASIAATQKPDGYNIFTLVTAPAAITPHMQDLPFDPLTDFTPIARYGLWHYALVVKAGSPFHSLKDLIAFAKENPGKVSYGLSGAGNPQHLVMERLKKASGADWDAVPFKNGAEAVTACMGGHVTAMAGVTEWAPQVKAGEMRLLAVFDDERMKEFPEVPTLKELGYDIVAPSCLGIAGPKNMPEPIVAKLESAIKKALADPMFVDLMDKVMIKIAYLGSQEFGAYIHKIYEEQGKVINEAGLNAK; encoded by the coding sequence ATGCTCAAAGGATTCAAACTGTTGGGGCTGGCCCTTCTGGCAAGCCTTGTACTGGTCCAGACCGGCCTTGCCAAGGACTGGCCTGCCCGGCCGCTCAAACTTACCATTGCTTACAGTGCAGGTGGCACCACAGATATGAGTGCACGCCTTCTGGCATCCCTGCTGGAAAAGGAACTGGGTCAGCCTGTCGTCTGCCAGAACAAGCCCGGTGGCGGGGGAACCGTTGCCGCCAGTATTGCAGCCACCCAGAAACCGGACGGCTACAACATCTTCACACTGGTCACCGCACCGGCCGCCATTACCCCGCACATGCAGGACCTGCCCTTTGATCCCCTGACGGATTTCACCCCCATTGCCCGCTACGGCCTGTGGCATTACGCCCTGGTGGTCAAAGCAGGCTCCCCGTTTCATTCTCTGAAAGATCTGATTGCCTTTGCCAAGGAAAACCCGGGCAAGGTCTCCTACGGCCTGTCCGGCGCCGGCAATCCCCAGCACCTGGTCATGGAGCGCCTGAAAAAGGCTTCCGGCGCCGACTGGGATGCGGTCCCTTTTAAAAATGGTGCCGAGGCAGTAACCGCATGCATGGGCGGCCATGTGACTGCCATGGCCGGTGTTACCGAATGGGCACCCCAGGTCAAGGCCGGTGAAATGCGGCTGCTGGCCGTGTTTGATGACGAAAGGATGAAAGAGTTCCCCGAGGTTCCGACCCTCAAGGAACTGGGTTATGACATTGTGGCCCCGTCCTGCCTTGGTATTGCCGGGCCCAAGAATATGCCGGAGCCGATTGTGGCCAAACTGGAGTCTGCCATTAAAAAAGCCCTGGCTGATCCCATGTTCGTGGACCTGATGGACAAAGTCATGATCAAGATCGCCTATCTGGGCTCCCAGGAGTTCGGCGCCTATATCCATAAGATTTATGAGGAACAGGGCAAGGTCATTAACGAAGCCGGCCTGAACGCCAAG
- a CDS encoding sigma-54 interaction domain-containing protein, protein MMSNMNFFHQATMKICGSLDVNKMIRDCASYLGRHMPLNDIVLSTYERERGAIQVLAHNNAGIMDTRPRSIPLSSEAQQFMETASFEGTDILQNAELDLVTREANEVLDLSAFSKMVLHLNLDGKRLGVVLFLSCHSGGFTLEHARLIGLLHDPFSVALANVLKHRELIRLKNLLADDNQYLRHELFQISGDEIVGARYGLKDVVEQVWQVASLSSHVMLTGETGVGKEVIANAIHYASQRKDGPFIKINCGAFTENLLDSELFGHEKGAFTGAVQSKRGRFERAHKGTLFLDEVGELSLAAQVRLLRVLQDGCIERVGGVESIKVDARIIAATHRDLAKMVRTGTFREDLWFRLNVFPIHIPPLRQRKSDIPALVHHFIDRKLKAFNLAEHPGIAPGSMEQLTAYPWPGNVRELENMVERSLIRHKSMGEGKPLLFTGLMGNSPGSGNRPAPMEEPDHQLSLDEVMARHITSVLRSTGGRIQGKDGAAAILGVHANTLRSRMDKLGIPYGRTAIKIDLSM, encoded by the coding sequence ATGATGAGTAACATGAATTTTTTCCACCAGGCCACCATGAAAATCTGTGGTAGCCTGGATGTAAACAAAATGATCCGTGATTGTGCGTCCTACCTGGGCAGGCACATGCCGTTGAATGATATCGTATTGAGTACTTACGAGCGTGAACGGGGGGCTATCCAGGTTCTGGCCCATAATAACGCGGGTATCATGGATACCAGACCTCGGTCGATCCCCTTGTCGTCCGAAGCACAACAATTTATGGAAACCGCCAGTTTTGAAGGTACAGATATTCTCCAGAATGCCGAACTTGATCTCGTGACCCGTGAGGCAAATGAGGTGCTTGATTTATCCGCTTTTTCCAAAATGGTACTGCATTTGAATCTGGATGGGAAACGCCTTGGTGTGGTTTTATTTCTATCCTGTCATTCAGGGGGGTTTACCCTGGAGCATGCTCGCCTGATAGGGCTGCTTCACGATCCTTTTTCCGTGGCCCTGGCCAATGTGCTCAAACACCGCGAACTCATCAGACTCAAGAATCTTCTGGCCGATGATAACCAATATCTCCGCCATGAACTTTTCCAGATTTCAGGCGATGAAATTGTTGGTGCGCGGTATGGTCTTAAGGATGTCGTGGAACAGGTCTGGCAGGTCGCGTCGCTTTCCAGCCATGTGATGCTCACCGGAGAGACCGGGGTGGGTAAGGAGGTTATTGCCAATGCCATCCATTACGCCTCACAACGTAAAGATGGGCCGTTTATCAAGATTAACTGCGGCGCATTTACAGAGAACCTTCTGGACAGCGAACTTTTCGGTCATGAAAAAGGGGCCTTTACCGGTGCCGTGCAGAGCAAGCGAGGACGATTCGAACGTGCCCACAAAGGCACCCTGTTTCTGGACGAAGTGGGAGAATTGTCTTTGGCAGCCCAGGTCCGGTTGCTGAGGGTCCTTCAGGACGGCTGCATTGAGCGGGTCGGAGGCGTGGAATCCATTAAGGTGGATGCCAGAATCATAGCGGCCACTCATCGGGATCTGGCCAAAATGGTCAGGACGGGAACGTTCCGGGAAGACCTCTGGTTCCGGTTGAACGTGTTTCCCATCCACATCCCGCCTCTCCGTCAGAGGAAATCGGATATTCCGGCCCTGGTTCATCATTTCATCGACCGGAAACTCAAGGCCTTCAACCTGGCCGAGCACCCGGGAATCGCCCCGGGAAGCATGGAGCAGCTCACAGCTTACCCATGGCCCGGAAATGTCCGGGAACTGGAAAACATGGTGGAGCGGAGTTTGATCCGGCACAAAAGCATGGGAGAAGGTAAGCCCCTATTGTTTACAGGTCTTATGGGAAATTCGCCCGGAAGCGGTAATAGACCGGCACCCATGGAAGAACCGGATCATCAATTGTCCCTTGATGAAGTCATGGCACGGCATATTACGTCTGTGCTCAGATCTACCGGCGGCAGAATTCAGGGTAAAGATGGTGCAGCAGCCATCCTGGGTGTCCATGCCAATACATTGCGCAGCCGGATGGACAAGCTGGGTATCCCTTACGGTAGAACGGCCATCAAGATTGATCTGTCAATGTAA
- a CDS encoding ISAzo13 family transposase, whose translation MSKIQKILKYETAGHPITGLKWTRKTTEKIAEQLKSIGIDVSSNTVCRLLKGMGFSLRVNAKQLASGAANPDPEKRNRQFEYIGNLREQFASQGLPTISVDTKKKELIGNFKNHGKLWQQTPIAVYDHDFPTHAVGKAVPYGIYDTQRNSGTVFVGHSADTPSFAVECIQKWWRKYGKKQYPEKTKLLIVADSGGSNGYRSRVWKYQIQKQLCDEHGLSVQICHYPPGTSKWNPIEHRLFSEISKNWAGHPLKSFETVLKYIVKCYINIPKIRSKIPIWSA comes from the coding sequence ATCTCCAAAATCCAAAAAATCTTGAAATATGAAACTGCGGGACATCCTATCACGGGACTCAAATGGACCCGGAAGACGACGGAAAAGATAGCTGAACAATTGAAATCCATTGGTATTGATGTCAGTTCAAATACTGTTTGCCGGCTTCTCAAAGGCATGGGATTTTCCCTTCGGGTAAATGCAAAACAATTGGCATCTGGCGCAGCCAATCCAGACCCTGAAAAAAGAAATCGACAATTTGAATATATTGGCAATTTGAGGGAACAGTTTGCATCACAGGGTTTGCCCACAATCAGCGTAGACACCAAAAAAAAAGAATTGATAGGAAATTTCAAAAATCATGGAAAACTCTGGCAACAGACCCCCATAGCGGTTTATGATCATGATTTTCCAACCCATGCTGTGGGAAAGGCTGTTCCATATGGGATTTATGATACCCAGAGAAATTCGGGCACTGTCTTTGTTGGTCATAGCGCTGATACACCATCTTTTGCTGTTGAATGTATTCAAAAATGGTGGAGAAAATACGGAAAAAAACAATATCCTGAAAAAACAAAACTGTTGATAGTAGCTGATTCAGGTGGTAGCAATGGTTATCGATCCAGGGTTTGGAAATACCAAATACAAAAGCAACTCTGTGATGAACATGGGTTATCAGTCCAGATTTGTCATTATCCGCCGGGGACATCAAAATGGAACCCTATAGAGCACCGCCTGTTCAGTGAAATCAGTAAAAACTGGGCCGGTCACCCTTTGAAGTCTTTTGAAACAGTTTTGAAATACATTGTAAAGTGTTACATTAATATCCCAAAAATCCGGTCAAAAATCCCAATTTGGAGTGCCTAA
- a CDS encoding MurR/RpiR family transcriptional regulator: MKPDLFARIRALGKLTRTQTKMVNLFNSSPNLLAFENLSALSQRANVSKASMVRFLIHILGYRDFAEFQTERQDAMALNLDSPIMRFLKDTKQAPEDRAVVDTHIPYTLQAIQQAYGRLDLDSFNRMADILTQTRRPLHLMGHRTAFSLAYMMFINLQYIRPRVFLLGGAHPSMPAQIFNVEKKDVVLAISRRRYSKISLEITRKLKELGTTLLLVTDSEVAPLSGLADVQLVVTPSSQGGFESITAWAAILEALTLTVADACRKAEPGYSQKAEELLDSLFGFLEH; encoded by the coding sequence ATGAAGCCTGACTTATTCGCCCGTATCCGGGCCCTTGGAAAGCTGACCCGCACCCAGACGAAAATGGTGAACCTGTTTAACAGCAGCCCCAATCTTCTGGCATTTGAAAACTTAAGCGCCCTGAGCCAAAGGGCGAATGTGAGCAAAGCCTCAATGGTCCGCTTCCTGATTCACATCCTAGGATACAGGGACTTTGCTGAATTCCAGACGGAACGCCAGGATGCCATGGCGCTGAACCTGGATTCCCCCATCATGCGCTTTCTCAAGGACACCAAACAGGCCCCTGAAGACAGGGCTGTGGTGGATACTCATATTCCCTATACCCTCCAAGCCATTCAGCAGGCTTACGGCCGGCTTGATCTGGATTCCTTTAACCGGATGGCAGATATCCTGACCCAGACCCGGCGTCCCCTGCACCTGATGGGACACCGGACTGCCTTCAGTCTGGCCTATATGATGTTTATCAACCTGCAGTATATCCGACCCCGGGTATTTCTTTTGGGCGGGGCCCATCCATCCATGCCGGCCCAGATATTCAACGTGGAAAAAAAGGATGTGGTTCTCGCAATTTCCAGGCGAAGGTACTCGAAAATCTCCCTTGAAATTACCCGGAAGCTGAAAGAACTGGGGACTACCCTGCTTCTGGTGACCGACTCGGAAGTGGCGCCTTTGTCAGGCCTCGCTGATGTTCAACTGGTGGTCACCCCATCCAGCCAGGGCGGTTTTGAAAGTATTACCGCCTGGGCAGCCATCTTAGAGGCCCTGACCCTGACTGTGGCAGATGCCTGCCGCAAGGCAGAGCCCGGTTACTCCCAAAAGGCGGAAGAACTTCTGGACAGCCTGTTCGGTTTTTTGGAGCACTGA
- a CDS encoding efflux RND transporter permease subunit, which yields MKIFESAIKYRQITLLLTLIFVMAGLYSLKHMPRREDPKMTIRQGLVTMIYPGATVLEMEEQVTKKVEALLFRYEEVKKDETESTTKDGLMIIQVELQEWLTDKDKFWSKARHDLIELKAQLPPGVIGPVIDSDFGDTVALLISVSSDRHSYKELADFVEIIENELRPLAEVSKLKRYGEQDEQIYVTIDSARLSRYGVNQVQVAQALKTMNTITYAGEIKSDEASIPIHISHLYNSVDKIKNQIIDLGPGGQVIRLKDVANVCRRYEEPDSFIRRNGSKTLILSVEMQNGFNIVEFGKKVSRRLDVAKERIPSDVTVQKAIDQPQVVDENINHFMKEFAVAIVAVILVTMLLLPLRVALVAALSIPITIMITFGLLDFFDINLQQMTLAGLIVVLGMVVDNAIVIVDDYVERLDHGSSTWAAAVKSASDLFVPVFSATLAIICAFIPLNLIVTGNAGEFVFTLPISVTVALIVSLAVAVLLIPLLCHMVIKTGLHSAKGGKTRMSLLDLMQKAYDALLIRAFSRPWLPVLIGGLSVAGTIYLVMHVPVRLFPYVERNQFCLELYMDKGTRLAATDRAVKKIENHLSCDERIVDITSFVGTSSPRFYMTYAPQFPEENYAQILITTRTAEETNDLITELVPSLHNFLPNGEILVKQLSQGPPVDAPIEVRVTGDDLGDIRRIGNDIAGLLRYTDGANFVRTTFQQDYYGIRVKVNDEVANRLGFSIQDIAQTLGADFKGWGVSTLWEGDHPVTILLRLDQENRNTFEDIDNTYLVSPQTGAKVPLRQLATLEPEWQQGRIRRRNGMRTLTVRAESQLGRMPNEILSEIMPEIAKMALPKGVTISYGGEIEDQTTIMGQETASLLTSLVLIFMILLFQFKGIRKSLIIMAGIPMSWFGAFMGLKLTGNPFSFTGFLGVISLAGLVVRNGIILVEYADGLVEQAPGRPLKDVAMDAGKRRMRPVFLTAIAAAMGVVPMIISGSPLWAPMGSVLAVGLIFGTLLTLIVMPVLYWIVLKPCKKSGAKKKGNSYEKNCCNSAPRGEYGSFRPHTGCGG from the coding sequence ATGAAAATTTTTGAATCCGCAATCAAATACAGGCAGATTACGCTGCTGCTGACGCTGATATTTGTTATGGCGGGCCTGTACTCGCTTAAGCATATGCCCCGGCGGGAAGACCCGAAAATGACCATTCGCCAGGGTCTTGTCACCATGATCTATCCCGGTGCCACGGTCCTGGAAATGGAAGAACAGGTCACCAAAAAGGTGGAGGCCTTGCTTTTCCGCTACGAGGAAGTCAAGAAAGACGAAACCGAATCCACCACCAAGGACGGGCTGATGATCATCCAGGTGGAACTTCAGGAATGGCTGACCGACAAGGACAAGTTCTGGTCCAAGGCCCGCCACGATCTGATCGAACTCAAAGCCCAACTGCCCCCCGGCGTGATCGGGCCCGTCATTGACAGTGATTTCGGGGATACCGTGGCGCTGTTGATCTCCGTGTCCTCGGACCGCCATTCCTACAAAGAGTTGGCCGACTTCGTGGAAATCATCGAAAACGAACTGCGTCCCCTTGCCGAAGTGTCCAAACTCAAGAGATACGGTGAACAGGACGAGCAGATTTACGTGACCATTGATTCGGCCAGGCTGTCCCGGTACGGTGTCAACCAGGTCCAGGTGGCCCAGGCCCTTAAAACCATGAACACCATCACTTACGCCGGCGAGATCAAATCCGACGAGGCCAGTATCCCCATCCATATCAGCCATCTGTACAACTCGGTGGACAAAATCAAAAACCAGATCATTGATCTGGGCCCCGGCGGCCAGGTCATCCGCTTAAAGGACGTGGCCAATGTCTGTCGGCGGTACGAGGAGCCGGATTCGTTTATCCGCCGCAACGGCAGTAAAACCCTGATCTTGTCCGTGGAAATGCAGAACGGATTCAATATTGTGGAATTCGGAAAAAAAGTAAGCCGGCGCCTTGATGTTGCAAAAGAGAGAATCCCATCGGATGTCACGGTTCAAAAGGCCATTGACCAACCCCAGGTGGTGGATGAAAACATCAATCATTTCATGAAGGAATTTGCCGTCGCCATTGTGGCGGTGATCCTGGTCACCATGCTGCTGTTACCCCTGCGGGTGGCCCTGGTGGCGGCCCTGTCCATCCCCATAACCATTATGATCACCTTCGGACTGCTGGACTTTTTTGACATCAACCTCCAGCAGATGACCCTGGCCGGACTGATCGTGGTGCTGGGCATGGTGGTGGACAACGCCATCGTCATTGTGGATGACTATGTGGAGCGACTGGATCACGGCAGTTCAACCTGGGCTGCGGCCGTAAAAAGTGCTTCGGATCTGTTTGTCCCGGTCTTCAGCGCCACCCTGGCCATCATCTGTGCCTTTATTCCGCTGAACCTGATTGTGACGGGCAATGCCGGCGAGTTCGTGTTCACCCTGCCCATATCGGTGACCGTGGCCCTTATCGTATCCCTGGCCGTGGCCGTGCTGCTCATCCCCCTTTTATGCCACATGGTCATCAAAACCGGTCTGCATTCCGCCAAAGGGGGAAAAACCCGGATGTCCCTGCTCGATCTGATGCAAAAAGCCTACGACGCCCTTCTGATCCGTGCATTTTCCCGGCCCTGGCTCCCCGTGCTGATAGGGGGGCTGTCCGTGGCCGGTACGATCTACCTGGTCATGCATGTGCCCGTGCGTCTGTTCCCCTATGTCGAACGAAACCAGTTCTGCCTGGAACTTTACATGGACAAGGGAACCCGGCTTGCGGCCACGGATCGGGCCGTGAAAAAGATTGAAAACCACCTGTCCTGCGATGAGCGCATCGTTGATATTACAAGTTTCGTGGGCACTTCCTCTCCCCGGTTCTATATGACCTATGCTCCCCAGTTTCCGGAAGAAAACTACGCCCAGATCCTGATCACCACCCGGACGGCCGAGGAAACCAACGATCTTATAACCGAACTGGTTCCAAGCCTCCATAATTTCCTTCCCAACGGAGAAATTCTGGTCAAACAGCTCTCCCAGGGACCGCCGGTGGACGCCCCCATCGAGGTCCGGGTCACGGGCGATGACCTTGGTGATATCCGCCGCATCGGCAATGATATTGCCGGACTGCTCCGTTACACCGATGGCGCAAATTTTGTGCGCACCACCTTTCAGCAGGACTATTACGGCATCCGGGTCAAGGTAAACGACGAGGTGGCCAACCGCCTGGGGTTCTCCATCCAGGACATCGCCCAAACGCTGGGCGCCGATTTCAAGGGATGGGGCGTGTCCACCCTGTGGGAAGGGGATCATCCCGTGACCATCCTGCTGCGCCTGGATCAGGAAAACCGCAACACCTTTGAGGACATTGACAACACCTACCTGGTATCCCCGCAAACCGGGGCCAAAGTGCCTTTGCGCCAACTGGCCACCCTGGAACCCGAATGGCAGCAAGGCCGGATCCGGCGCAGAAACGGGATGCGTACCCTGACCGTACGGGCTGAAAGCCAACTGGGCCGTATGCCCAACGAGATCCTGTCCGAAATCATGCCTGAAATTGCAAAGATGGCACTTCCCAAGGGTGTGACCATCAGCTACGGCGGCGAGATAGAAGACCAGACAACGATCATGGGCCAGGAAACCGCCTCCCTTTTGACCAGCCTGGTGTTGATTTTCATGATACTGCTCTTTCAATTCAAGGGGATCAGAAAATCCCTGATCATCATGGCCGGCATTCCCATGAGCTGGTTCGGAGCCTTCATGGGACTGAAGCTCACCGGCAACCCGTTCAGTTTTACCGGTTTTCTGGGTGTGATCAGCCTTGCGGGCCTGGTGGTCAGAAACGGGATCATCCTGGTGGAATATGCAGACGGCCTGGTGGAACAAGCCCCTGGCCGGCCATTGAAAGACGTGGCCATGGATGCCGGCAAACGGCGCATGCGGCCAGTGTTTCTCACGGCCATAGCCGCCGCCATGGGGGTCGTGCCCATGATCATCAGCGGTTCTCCCCTCTGGGCACCCATGGGATCGGTTCTGGCGGTGGGCCTGATATTCGGCACCCTGCTCACCCTTATCGTCATGCCCGTGCTGTACTGGATTGTGCTCAAACCTTGTAAAAAATCCGGGGCAAAAAAAAAAGGAAATTCCTATGAAAAAAACTGTTGTAACAGTGCTCCTCGTGGCGAGTATGGGTCTTTTAGGCCGCACACCGGCTGCGGCGGATGA
- a CDS encoding ISAzo13-like element transposase-related protein, whose product MGCESDNLQYIRTTKTSTGLTVKAHFVKKKYKTGEKVSDKQMKEIKIEKHHQLTDWNYKLTPSKM is encoded by the coding sequence TTGGGATGCGAAAGTGACAATCTACAATACATACGAACAACAAAAACGTCAACAGGATTAACAGTTAAAGCTCATTTCGTCAAAAAAAAATATAAAACAGGGGAAAAAGTTTCTGACAAGCAAATGAAAGAAATCAAGATTGAGAAACACCATCAACTGACTGATTGGAACTACAAATTGACACCATCAAAAATGTGA